One stretch of Candidatus Zixiibacteriota bacterium DNA includes these proteins:
- a CDS encoding DUF3098 domain-containing protein → MAKVKTKPKVEKAKEKGALPFTKRNWTWLGIGLLVIIVGYIALARGSITLAPILLVVGYCILIPIAILLGEKKKQEEKAPKPEELSLKKS, encoded by the coding sequence ATGGCTAAAGTAAAAACAAAGCCCAAAGTTGAGAAAGCTAAAGAAAAGGGAGCCCTGCCTTTCACCAAAAGAAACTGGACCTGGCTGGGGATTGGGCTATTGGTCATAATCGTCGGTTATATTGCCTTAGCTCGTGGCTCTATAACTTTAGCCCCGATCCTTCTGGTGGTGGGATATTGCATTCTCATACCGATTGCCATCCTTTTAGGAGAAAAGAAAAAGCAAGAGGAGAAAGCTCCCAAACCAGAAGAATTGAGCCTAAAAAAGAGTTGA
- a CDS encoding O-antigen ligase family protein, with translation MNSQAEVLKSKFISPQNMVNFGLLVFVFFSPFSIAGTQIGLSIALLGWVWRVIANRNFNWEHSFFELPVLVYLSAFVISIIFSQNRLKSLISLGDEWLLVIPFLLINNLKDEGFIKKLVNLIFLISGIVAIYAIWQHYTGIDLLRNQHIDPSFILPYKKYRSIAFFDLPLTYGFYAMLMGILSFCLGSWEKRTSWKIFYFTVATLTITANFFTYTRSTLYAQIFAFIIYFIFFKSRNKTREILAVAGYLVLIYLIDPQILGRSLIAVQAGSFEQADIRSVIWSTSFNIFKDHPLFGIGFGNFPIFYQRYLKVPSEIFGHAHNDFLNVAVNAGIVGFLAFIFMWVVFLKNILRRYKEKKESYSKALILGGVLSVIAFLLASQFQCYYTAAIDNMILFFVMGLSESVARISSGDS, from the coding sequence ATGAACAGTCAGGCTGAAGTGCTCAAATCTAAATTTATCTCACCGCAGAATATGGTCAATTTCGGACTGCTAGTCTTCGTATTTTTTTCCCCTTTCTCTATTGCAGGGACCCAGATCGGGCTTAGCATCGCACTCCTGGGCTGGGTCTGGAGGGTCATTGCAAATAGAAATTTCAACTGGGAGCACTCTTTTTTTGAACTGCCGGTTTTAGTCTATCTGAGCGCCTTTGTCATCTCGATTATCTTTTCCCAGAACCGTCTTAAAAGCCTGATCAGTCTGGGAGACGAATGGCTGCTGGTTATCCCGTTCCTCTTAATCAACAATCTTAAGGACGAAGGATTCATCAAGAAATTAGTTAATCTGATTTTCCTGATCTCCGGGATTGTGGCTATCTACGCTATCTGGCAGCATTATACCGGAATTGACCTTTTGCGTAACCAGCATATCGACCCTTCTTTTATCTTACCTTATAAAAAATATCGCTCCATAGCTTTTTTCGACCTACCTTTGACCTATGGCTTCTATGCAATGCTCATGGGCATCTTGAGCTTCTGTTTAGGCTCCTGGGAAAAGCGAACCTCCTGGAAGATTTTCTATTTCACAGTCGCCACATTGACCATTACGGCAAACTTTTTTACTTATACCCGGAGTACCCTTTATGCTCAGATTTTCGCTTTCATTATATATTTCATTTTCTTTAAAAGCCGGAACAAAACCAGGGAGATCCTGGCAGTTGCGGGATATTTGGTCCTTATTTACCTGATCGACCCGCAGATTCTGGGCAGGTCGCTTATTGCGGTTCAGGCTGGCTCCTTTGAGCAGGCAGATATCAGGTCAGTCATCTGGTCCACCTCCTTCAATATCTTTAAGGACCACCCTCTCTTCGGGATAGGGTTCGGAAACTTTCCGATATTCTACCAGAGGTATTTAAAAGTCCCCTCTGAGATCTTCGGGCACGCGCATAATGACTTTTTGAACGTGGCGGTCAATGCCGGAATAGTCGGTTTTTTGGCTTTTATTTTCATGTGGGTTGTGTTCCTGAAGAATATTCTGCGTAGATATAAGGAAAAAAAGGAAAGCTATTCAAAAGCTTTGATACTGGGAGGGGTTTTATCCGTAATAGCATTTCTCTTAGCTTCCCAGTTTCAGTGCTACTATACGGCTGCGATTGACAATATGATACTCTTTTTCGTTATGGGTTTGAGCGAATCTGTTGCCAGGATTAGTTCCGGAGATTCCTAA